In the Oncorhynchus keta strain PuntledgeMale-10-30-2019 chromosome 14, Oket_V2, whole genome shotgun sequence genome, one interval contains:
- the LOC118393112 gene encoding uncharacterized protein LOC118393112 — MASTTCYWIAFIVLTVSTNFIGVQCRAVQEILSKSSAFQDGPNTLPTDILRRWRRESDETQRQHCAMLSAPWMETSAYPMELALLHRLRVRSMAQGGLRRTVFPEQPLFHFVRRVYHCCQLGFHCRGVKGIQGSISGDTDLEFLLSQDVLSVTVMRAEIHLYVLNPQHLNIEPVLPYMAKRKLPTRYSFGSRGNVLELRVDLLFLFQGLQEAAGGVREEPSLVDMRKVGELSSGGPRERPVAPRSLQDTNADLLREGVGPLLMAMELGLALALNCDRGGVEVSCEHNGVHLLHSPFIALSYR; from the exons ATGGCTTCTACCACATGCTATTGGATTGCCTTCATTGTCTTAACTGTGTCTACTAATTTCATTGGAGTACAGTGTCGCGCGGTGCAGGAGATACTGTCAAAGTCCTCCGCTTTTCAGGATGGTCCCAATACTTTACCCACAGATATCTTGAGACGATGGCGACGAGAGAGCGATGAGACTCAGCGGCAACATTGCGCAATGTTGTCAGCGCCTTGGATGGAAACCAGCGCGTACCCGATGGAATTGGCACTGCTACATCGTCTCCGGGTGCGTTCAATGGCCCAAGGAGGTTTACGGCGCACAGTCTTTCCTGAGCAACCACTATTTCATTTTGTCAGACGCGTCTATCATTGCTGCCAGTTAGGTTTTCATTGCAGAGGCGTCAAAGGGATTCAGGGCAGTATCAGTGGAG ATACAGATTTGGAGTTCCTTCTCAGTCAGGATGTTCTGTCAGTGACAGTCATGAGAGCTGAGATTCATCTCTATGTGTTGAATCCTCAACACCTAAACATAGAGCCTGTTCTTCCATACATGGCAAAACGCAAGCTTCCCACACG ATACAGTTTTGGGTCAAGGGGGAATGTCCTGGAGCTTCGAGTGGATCTGCTGTTCCTATTCCAAGGTCTTCAGGAGGCAGCTGGTGGTGTCAGAGAGGAGCCAAGTCTGGTTGACATGCGGAAAGTGGGGGAGCTTTCAAGCGGGGGTCCACGAGAAAGGCCAGTAGCTCCACGGTCTCTGCAGGACACCAATGCTGATCTGTTAAGGGAGGGGGTGGGCCCCCTGCTGATGGCCAtggagctgggcctggctctGGCTCTGAATTGTGACAGGGGGGGAGTGGAGGTGTCTTGTGAGCACAATGGAGTCCACCTATTACACTCTCCATTCATTGCTCTCTCCTACAGATAA
- the LOC118393127 gene encoding cytochrome c oxidase subunit 6A, mitochondrial-like translates to MAAFGRIRQTLLRSPVFQTRQLSATAAHGHSEQTARTWKILSFVVALPGVAVCMLNMYLKMQHHAAHHVEPEFVPYSHLRIRSKRFPWGDGNKSLFHNPEVNALPDGYEGRDE, encoded by the exons ATGGCGGCTTTCGGACGAATTCGTCAAACCCTCCTGCggtccccagtgttccagactcGTCAACTCTCTGCCACAGCGGCCCATGGTCATTCAGAGCAAACAG CCAGAACATGGAAGATCCTCTCCTTTGTGGTTGCCCTTCCGGGAGTTGCAGTGTGCATGTTGAACATGTACCTGAAAATGCAGCACCATGCTGCGCACCATGTGGAGCCAGAGTTTGTCCCTTACAGCCATCTTCGCATTCGCAGCAAG CGTTTCCCTTGGGGAGATGGCAACAAGAGCCTGTTCCACAACCCTGAAGTGAATGCCCTCCCTGATGGCTATGAGGGACGTGACGAGtga